The following coding sequences lie in one Onychomys torridus chromosome X, mOncTor1.1, whole genome shotgun sequence genomic window:
- the LOC118574682 gene encoding melanoma-associated antigen B4-like, whose translation MPRGKKSKARAREKRRQVHDEAQGLNDAQAKASEKEESHACSDQASGDAKCPTSGFPLGKAPTITASKGLAHKKSGKGAKGQEEKNESSCRAPLSTGSMQMDLLSRKTGMLVEYMLCKYKVKQPAKRGEMLKVINKRFKDQFPEILKKATYRLDMVFGIELKEIQPNGQSYMLISKLDFQDDGSRSNELGLPNRGILIPLLSVIYLNNYCASEEEIWHFLNMLGIYDGVPHLIFGDVRKLITEELVQEKYLEYRQVPGGDPPSYQFLWGPRAYAETSKMKVMDFLAKVSETMPSAYSSLYEQALVEEEEKAKDEAAARPGTKGKAKGHTKIKLSHPTHK comes from the coding sequence ATGCCTAGAGGAAAGAAGAGTAAGGCCCGTGCTCGAGAGAAACGTCGCCAGGTCCATGATGAGGCCCAGGGGCTAAATGATGCTCAGGCAAAGGCATCAGAGAAAGAAGAGTCACATGCCTGCTCTGATCAAGCTTCAGGAGATGCTAAGTGTCCTACTTCTGGCTTTCCACTGGGTAAGGCACCCACCATTACTGCTAGTAAAGGCTTGGCCCACAAAAAGTCTGGTAAAGGTGCAAAGGGCCAAGAAGAGAAAAACGAGAGTTCTTGTAGGGCCCCACTCTCCACTGGAAGCATGCAGATGGATCTTTTATCAAGGAAGACAGGAATGCTGGTGGAGTACATGCTCTGCAAGTACAAAGTTAAACAGCCTGCGAAGAGGGGAGAAATGCTCAAAGTTATCAACAAAAGGTTCAAGGATCAGTTCCCTGAGATCCTCAAGAAAGCCACATATCGTTTGGATATGGTTTTTGGCATTGAGTTGAAAGAAATCCAGCCCAATGGTCAATCCTACATGCTTATCAGCAAGCTTGATTTCCAGGATGATGGAAGTCGGAGCAATGAGCTGGGTCTTCCCAACAGGGGCATTCTGATCCCTCTTCTAAGTGTGATCTACTTAAATAACTACTGTGCTTCAGAGGAGGAGATCTGGCACTTCCTGAATATGTTAGGAATCTATGATGGGGTCCCACATCTCATCTTTGGGGATGTCAGGAAGCTCATCACTGAAGAGCTAGTGCAGGAAAAGTACCTGGAATACCGTCAAGTTCCTGGTGGGGATCCTCCATCCTATCAGTTCCTGTGGGGTCCAAGAGCCTATGCTGAAACCAGCAAGATGAAAGTGATGGACTTTTTAGCTAAGGTCAGTGAAACCATGCCGAGTGCTTACTCATCTCTTTATGAGCAGGCTTTGgttgaagaggaagagaaagccaaaGACGAAGCTGCAGCCAGGCCTGGCACTAAGGGCAAGGCCAAGGGACATACTAAGATCAAGTTAAGCCATCCTACTCACAAGTGA